The following is a genomic window from Phoenix dactylifera cultivar Barhee BC4 unplaced genomic scaffold, palm_55x_up_171113_PBpolish2nd_filt_p 001405F, whole genome shotgun sequence.
CTAGCATTTTTATACACAGACTAGTAAGTGTACATAGaaccataaattttaaattattaaaatatctaATCCACCAGCTAACAGATTTTAGTTTTCAACTGAAGCTAGTTAGGTGGATATTGTGATgctcaaaaaaaattatgggtAAAACATTCGTCATGATTAATGACAATACTGATTACAGCAGAGAAAGACAACTCAAAATAGTGGGGGGACTTCACATtagcaaaagtaaaaataattgCATTCAGTTATAACTGAACAAAAGATTATGAAGCTCCAAAGTAAAAGTTACAGTATTAGGGGCTAATTTCAAGCAGTTCCAGAGCTATATCAATTAGTTTTTAGTATGAAAACAAAGTGGGTAGAATGGCTTATCTCGCCCTTCCAAATGATAAGAAGTTATATTGCTTTACTGAGAAATTAACTTGCAATGCTCTCATTTTTAAGTAAACGCAAAGCTGGAGATGAGATATCATGGCTCATCTCACTTCCACAAGTGAACTTGTGAATGCATACATGTGCACACATTATTATGTAATGGTTGCACCCAACAAGTAACATGAAGTGAAAGTCATGAAGTCCAATTACTTAGTAATATATTTCAAATGCAAACAAATGATACAACATTCTTTGCCCTTTGTTACATGAACAATTGATCTGAAACTTTAGACAACACGTGAGACTGACAAACAAATCATATGACATCTACTGCATTATTTTCTCAAATGATCAACTGACCTGAAAATAAAGCATTGTGGTTATGATTTATATTCCATGATCTTGATGCTTTTTGTTGGGTAATCTTAAATTCACCTAAAccttattttgttttataaGCAACATACTGAATTCACAAACAAACGCCATGACTTAGCAAAACAATCACAAAGAAGGAACATCAAATTTCTTAATCTTCTTAGGGTATGACTATATAATTAAAGAATACAAGGCAGCCTTAAATCTCTCGATAAGATATATTCGGATATGACATCCATtgcaatcatttttttttttcaatgatcaACTGATCTGCAAATGTCCTATAAAGCATTGTGGTTATGATTTATATTCCATGATTTTCATGCTTTCCATTGGGTAATCTTAAATTTACCTACATGGAACATATGTGCCTGCCTAACCCTTGTTTTGCTTTATGAGCAACATCCTGAATTCACAAACAAATGCACGACTTAGCAAAACAATAACAAAGAAGGAACAAAAGATTTCTTAATCTTCTTAGTGGATGACAATATAATTAACGAATAAAAAGTAGGCTTAGATGTCTCAATATAATATCGTAGCAGTTCTTTTTGTGTTAGCTCTCTTGTTTTATGTACAAGtatcaaaacaaattaagaaaCAAATACTCAAATTGCAAGACCAGTGGCATCAATTTTTGGAGTATGGACATACACACACTACACAACATTTGGAAGTGTAAAAATGTTGCAATGACAAATTTAATGAAACAATAATTAGATAGATTCAACATACTGCATGAATTAAGGGGAATTCCTTCATCCTTTATCTTCCTAGATATGCCTTCAAGAGCAAGTTTTGCCACGTCTTGCTCTGCTTCTTTTCGACGAGGAAATGTCCGAGATGACATGAATGTCACTCCATCTATCAGAACAGTAGATCTAAATTGTGATGCATATGGATGCCCTTCATTAACAGTTTGATATATTGGCAAAGGTATGGATGACCTTTGAGCATATTCTTGTAAGCGGTTTTTATGCATGAATTGCTCTTCAATACATGAAGAGCAAAATTgaattaatcaaaaaaaagaaacatccaTTCAGTTAACTGAAGATCACCTGACTTTCTATATAAACAAAGAAAATCCATAACATTTAAATGAAACTAAATTAGTACAACAtgtatttctttttcatttataaagaatcaaattcaaattccatcactcaaaagaaaaagaaccaaaaaaataatCTGATCATACGAAGAAAAaagataaccaagaaaactgcAAGTATATTAGCCAAATCCTGCCCTACTCAAATATATACTATTCCAGCAGTTTACCTCCAGCAACATCAATCCATGATCAACCCTTAGAAAATCCATCTCAATTAGGCCCATGTCCGCTAGGCATTATTTGAGAAAACCCATTACAATCTAAAACTGAAGtagatttaaaaaatatttgcaaGTTATTTAGAAAATTAACCAGACAAACCCACAAATTAACAAAACTTCTTTCATGCAAGAATTGCAAAATGAGAAAGCTGAGAAAATAAACTAATAATATCTGTAGCATTAATGTTGCTAATAAAAATAGGAGCAAAAGTTACTATCCTGCTATCTTGTAGAAATGGTCACAGTTATTAACTTAAATCAGTAACTAACTACTTGCTGATAATCATGTAATACAATGCTTTGAACAACAAAAGGGTGAAAGTAATACATAACACCCAATATCAGTATAACAAAACCTAGGTGATCCCCACATACTCTATCAGCAAAGCACTTAACAAGAGGAGGTTAGGCTAGTCAATGTAGACTGGTTAGATTTGcctttagaatcaaatttttcatCACATATACAACTTCTGCTAAACTAAATTAAACATCCCACAGGACTCTTGTAACTCTCTCATAGTACACTtacttctgaaaatttcttagttaaCTAATTAGCTTAATTTATATAGTCATAGCACTAACAACAATAGGTGATCCACAgacaatttaattttcaaagtTTAAGCGACCAGTAATACAACTGCATACTTCCTATAATCCATAGCCTCGCTTCTCAAGAGAACACAGCCTTGCCGGAGAGGACATAAGCATCAACCCCCTTCCCCCTTTTTTCTAGTTTTaatctatttttccttttatcattgataggaaacaaaaaaaaagaaattagatgTTGTGATTATTCTAAATTATCAGTGGATATATAGGCTGCTAATTTGTTCATGgtacaatatttttttattttttgtatgaGTCCTTTATGATCTCTATCCCTTAACACTAAAAACTAACACCGTTGCTAATCCAAGTAGGAAGGGCGTTAAAGGAATAGGAGGCCAGGTTTTTATCATAGGATAATTACAAGATCACGATTCTTAATGGGGATAGATGACTACGCCACACTgtaatgggaaaaaaaaattatggtgaCTAATTGAAAGATTTAAAAATTTAGGATCAAATATTTCTAATTCAAATTTGAAGGGTATGATGTAATTTTctatttaaataatatatattatgtatgtgTTCTGTGTGCTCATCCTAAGATAATTATAAGGAGAGGTAATAAAAAAGAGATAATTTTAGGACAAAAGATAGAAAATAAAAGTATTAACTAATGTGAAGCACCCATTAGACCATATATCATTCAATTAGTCAAGCATATACTGTCCGAGATGCTCCAAAGAAATCTCGCACTACCCTGATCAGAATGTACATGGTTGTCCCACTAGAAAAACTATTATCAAATGATAAATTGCTCAATGAAGGGGAAAACTACAATAAAAATACTAATAATGAAAAACACAATTACCGATCACTAGAATTCTTCATGGTTGAATaaattaaaagtaaagaaaaaactCATGACGCCCCAATATAGTGTTGTTGTTAAAGCCTATTTCAATATTAGAACAAGGGACATGATTAAAGAGATGTGCTATCTTGGCAAGAGATTCTAATATACTGCTCAAATTATAAGAGTAAACTCTATCACAAACTCACTTCAACAATAACTTTTAATTGgtaaaattcaataaaaatcaGGATAAAAAATCTCAAAGTACCCTGACCAAAATGTACATGATGGTCCAATTAGAATAACTAGAATCAAACGATGAACTTCTcaatgagagaaaaaaaagaaaaagaaaaagaaagcctaCAAATAAAACACTAATAACATTAAATAGTCATGCAATTACCAATCGCTAGAATTTGTTATGATTGAATGAATTAAGGGTAAAGAAAACTCATGTGACCTCAAAATAGTATTGTTGTTAAAGCTCATTTGAATATTAGAATGAGAGATACGATTACCAAATGCTCATTTGTTTTTTTGGAATTTTGTTTTTCCAATGGGCGAGAGGTGATGGGGTTGGGGGTGGTAGAATGTCATAAATCTTGAATGGTATTCATAAATTTAGGATGGTCGCCTGCATCTCCTACCAAgctccatctacaactatttatATGACtcgaaaaatattttataatttttttactagtttagattaattagtttctaaaCTACGAAGAACTTAATAGTTTCATTGTCAGCATTATAGCTTTGAAGCCGTCCTCCAAAACcccccttttttaaaaaaaataacatctGCTGCAGCCTGGCAATTAGGAGGTATTTAAGAATGCTTATCCATATTGCATTAATAGAGGAAACAGCCTGGCTACCGGACAACTGCAGATCCAagcaaatagattttctaaagagGGAATTTCCTGTAGAGTTTCAATAGGGAGGCCGAGGCCAACAAGCATTGATCCATCTTTATACCAGAAATGTGGTTTAACATTTCCCTTTTGTTTAAATGGAGTTATGTATTAAAGATTACATTGGAAATACTAAAATTTGATAGGGCCCATCCAATGTTTTAGGCCAAGAAGCAGATTAATACAATTGCAGACTTTTCTTGATATTCCTCAGCTTGAAGTTTGTCAGCTAATGCAATGGAAATGGAACTCAGCATGAGTCTCAGGCATTGTTGCTTTCAAACCTGAACTGGGCACGACTGGGTCCAGTCCACAATCATGGGCTTACCTGATCGAGGCTGAGAACCATATACTGACTGGTTCCACATCTTAACCATGAAAACTTAAAAATTACTTGTGCAATCAGCGATTCAGAAGAGGGATGTTGCTTCTTCATAGACTATCAGAACAGAAAATATACAGATAAATGAGAGTAATTAACAAATTAAAAATCTCTGATGAAAAAAAAAGTaggaataataaaattaacctaCTGAATGAAAGAAACCTTTTTTCCCTTCAAAAATACAAATACCACCAGGCGCTCATGACAAGTCATATTAATCTTCCAGCAACAATGCGAACATATGGTATAGTTGAGAAAACTACAAACATGTAAATTTCAATATTATTATTCAAACATACCCTGCATATTCGCAAGTAGTGGGGGGTCCTTGTACCCCGTTGCTTCATCATGATGACTATGTGCTCGAGTTTCAAAAGATGCATCACAAGACGACCTTGATTTGAttgctcaatttctttcttCCCATGTTCTTCTTCAGCAACTTGCTCAGGCAAATCTTCTGCTTGTTCCGATTCTATGCCTGCAAGTTGATGAGCAGTTTTAAGCTACAGGGAGCATAATGCATTAAACTTAAAATGGCAGCATCTGCAAACTATAGAGGCATGCATGTGAATGATACTTTTCTTTGCAGGCCTGCCTCTCTTCCTTGTCTTTAACTCCTCCTGTGAATATTGTTTCATGCTCTGGGAACAAGGAGAAAAAATAGTCAATTGGGAAAATTGAATCATGAAGTCCAAACATAATTATTATCAAACTAACTACAATAGCAAGGTCTCACAAATAATTAGGAGGCACTGAAAAATACTTTTCTATTCTTGACctgaaattttgaaaaaaagaggCCAACAAATAATTAggaggcactgaaaaatttcgaCACACATTCCTAAGCAGAAGGGTCGAACAAAGATGCAAATATCACTGCATGAAAGGATCAACCACAGGAATATGAAATCCTATTATACATGACCATGGATTAAAATGTTCATTGCCATGCTTGAACAACCATAAACTTAAAAGTAAAATCATCAACCACTCCATTGAATTGCTAACATGtaattttcttttaactttggTGTATACCTCTATATTGTTTCCAGTTACATAAAAGCAAAAAGAATCTCTCTAAAGACTCTAACTTCCAATTTAATTCTAACGACTGATTACAATTATTGCACGTACAAAGATATAGGATAACCAGGAGTTCACATTAGCCATACCGACTCTTTTGAACCCATAGAAAAGCAAATTGTACTTGAAAATCTTGAAAGctaaaaaatagaataaaaacaagaaatcaatttatggTGATCAAGATGGAAGGATGCAGAGTTTTTAAGAAGACTAAGATACCCAGATATCTCAGCTCTTATGTAACAATCAGGATATCTAAATAGTGTCTAATACAGTAAAAAGAAAGACCAACTATCATCTTGGCATTGTGTACAGTAGACAATATCCATGAAAAGAACATGTCCAAATAGTCTAAGTTGATCATAACATCTTGGCCGATATCAGTGGACATCCAGCTGATACAGAAAGAGAATGATTTTATCCAAACAAAAGACCACAGATGTATGATGTCATGCCCACATCAATGCAGTGTATTGTATTGCATTGTATTCAATTGTATTGTGTGGTGACAAGCCATATCAGCAAGTGCCCGACACTGGTATAGACTTATATATCATCCAAAACCTAGGTTGTTATGGAATACCATGTGTCACATTGACTTGCTGGCAAGACTCTGAgataataaatattttgtagAACATATGCAGGATTGAATTGTAGGTGATAGGGGATAGAAATACTACAAGGCATTGAAAGGCCAACATATGAAACAATAAGAAAGTGCTAACTTGAAGCCATTCATACCTGGGAGGAATAGCTGATCCACTGCCCATCCTCCCATACCTGGCAGGATCTCATTTCAAAACAATTAAACTCCATCTCCTCTTCATGATGCTTCAACTTGACAATGTACTTTGACCCATTAGAAATCTGAGTAACAACTCCTAGCGACCACCCGCCATGGTAAAGCACCTCAACAACATCATGTAACCTGAAATCCTCATCGTCTAATGCAAGGGGAGGTGGAGGCCTAATGTGTTGAGCATCAACAATCTCCGTCGACAACTCTCTGTCAGTGACAGCTCTCGGGGTCTTGCAATCCACCAAAAATATGGACTTGCTGATCATACTAACAATAGTAGCTGCAAGCCAAGCAGCTCCATAGTTCTTGCTTTCCCGGCTGACCTCGACCTGTGCTCCCACACTGAACAGTGGCTCAGCCACTTCCTGCAAGGTGAAAATATGTGAGCGAACTTCCAGCCTTAACGTGAAATGGGTTTCACATCGAATCGAGCGTTTCCCATTgtgaaaatatttgatttgccTTCCCAATTGAGTGCACGTTGTGCAGTTGGAAGTGAATTCAAATGTACAGCAAAACCACAGGAAACAAAAACCATTGGAAGTGATTTGCCTTCCCTTCTGTCCATGGACTTTACGGTCCTCAACCAGCAGCCATCGGCCTTGATCAACATCACGACCATCGATTTGCCACGATCGGGAGGTTCAATGGGAGATTAgtggaggaaaaaaataaaaaaaaggaatggaGAAGCTGGAGGCGGATCGATTTTGGTGCTTCACCGGAAGCCGGTGCCGCCGGCTGATGAGCCTCGGTATCTCCTTAGGAAGAGCCACcggaggagaagagggaagcCGTCCAGTGTGATAGTTCGGGAAATCACGAACGTCGGCTGCCGCAATGGATCTTCCCCTCTGATGGATCTTCATCAGAGGGGAAGGACGACGACGGGAGATGCcggggggggggagagggatTCAGGCCAAGGCCTTCTTTaggccggggccttaggcgaccgcctcagtcgcctaagggttGAGCCGGCCCTGTGCTGTGCTCACTATTTTATCATCGGCAAGAGATTATCGTGATTATTGCAGAGGTGTAGGATTTCTCTTACCTTGAAGGCTCCGTAAGGCCCCCGCCGCTGCCGCAGCCTGGAACCCGCCCCTGCCTCCATCGATAGCTCCTCCTACAGTTCGATGTTTAGCTCTTTCTTCCGGAGAAGCGATCGAGATCGAGATcgagatcgagagagagagagagagagagggagggagcgagagagggaagaaggattCTCTTACCTTGAAGGCTCCGTGAGGCCTCTGCCGCTGCCGCCGACTGGAACTCGCCCCTGCCTCCATCGATCGCTCCTCCTACAGTTGGATGTTTCgctcttctttcttccggaGAAGCGATCGAGATCGAGATcgagatcgagagagagagagagagagagagagagagagggagggagggaaggagaaGGAATGAAAGGCGTGACCCTCGCTCTTATATACCTGCAGATACGGTAATCCGCCGGACCAACTTTATCAGTTCTTCCTTCGTTCCCGTTGAAGATTTGAACCTCGTTGCAATTTGAACCTGGTTCAGACTCTCGTGTGAACTGCAGTCGAACCCAACTGAAAGCAATTGACTTCCAACAGCTTGTACCCAACTGAAAGCATGGACCATTTGGAAAtatagtaagcaacaaaatgcatttgcatgaaaatgatatgttcataacCAACAAAATGCATCACAaaatgttgggggaaaaaccaaaGTCGTCCCCGGAACAAAGGCCCCGACCAGAGGGAGccccgaccagaaggcgcccgaccagaaggcgcccgaccagggagccccgaccagaaggcgcccgaccagggagccccgaccagaaggcgccgaccagaaggtGCCCGACCAGGGAGCACCGACCAGGGAGCCCCGAccagggagcgccgaccagggaGCCCCGACCAGGAAGCGCCCGACCAggaggcgccgaccagaaagcgccgaccTAACGACACGAGCCAAAGGCGCCCAGCTGGGCAactggctcggctcggcacccgaccAGGTGCCGAACTCCGAAATGCCTTGTCCCAAATATTCGACCCTGGCCTAAGCTCCTTAAAAGGAGTCTGACTCTAGATACTCAATCTCACCGTATCCCGCTACTGTCGTCAaaccattaatgcgcatggcctctgcaggCCTCCGGCGCACTCAACCATTACATGAGCATGGTTCATAatgatctccggttcactcagccATCAAAGTGTATGGCTTCTGTCATCTACGGACATCGAGGGAATATTTGGACCGCTTCACTGCTGCAAcctgggaggtccgcgagctggaccagtcaatagccatgtcggcacttaagactggagcccggtcttacaggtttctcttctccattgagaagaattttccaACCGACCTCACTGAGATGTTAGtccgggcgcggaagtacgcgAAAGCCGAGGAAGCCGTTGCTTCTAGACGGAGCGGAGCTGAGCAGACCTCCAAAAAGCAGAAAAGGGGTCGTGAGGAGCGTGGCCATctcagaagcccgtctccgcacCGAGCCAACTTTATCAGTCTTCCTTCGTTCCCGTTGAAGATTTGAACCTCGTTGCAATTTGAACCTGGTTCAGACTCTGGTCTGCAACCAAAGCTGCAATTTGAACCTGGTTCAGACTCTGGTGTGAACTGCAGTCGAAACCAACTGAAAGCAATTGACTTCCAACAGCTTGTACCCAACTGAAAGCATGGACCATTTGGAAATATAGTAAGCAACACAATGCATTTGCAtgaaaatgatatgttcataaccaacaaaaagcatcacaaaataAGGTTTAGGTGAATTTAAGGGAAAGCAAATaggtgcacctaatcctctttggaataGGACTAGACCACCTTGCATTAGACCCCAAGCCCACTTGATTGGATCAAGTAGGGCATGCGTGATGAggagaaccccctcccttggccgaaatcaaagagaagagaagaggggcgtgcgcccctcttcttggctccaaaaggaaaaacataaagCTCCTAAAATGTAGGAGCTTCATGTGTCTTTATAAGGAGCTAAAGGAACAAACCCTAGAGTAATTCTTTCCCTCCCCTTTTCAGCCGTGAGCCATCTTTTCTCTTggggttttcagccgccatcagcaaagaaaaaagaagaggaggcgtgcacCTCCTCTTGATCTTCTTCCTAAGGTCCCAACGCATGCAAAAGGGAAAAGGCTGCTAGGGGTTctcgttcttcttcttttctgcatcc
Proteins encoded in this region:
- the LOC120108577 gene encoding protein AGENET DOMAIN (AGD)-CONTAINING P1-like isoform X1, translated to MEAGASSSRRQRQRPHGAFKEELSMEAGAGSRLRQRRGPYGAFKEVAEPLFSVGAQVEVSRESKNYGAAWLAATIVSMISKSIFLVDCKTPRAVTDRELSTEIVDAQHIRPPPPLALDDEDFRLHDVVEVLYHGGWSLGVVTQISNGSKYIVKLKHHEEEMEFNCFEMRSCQVWEDGQWISYSSQSMKQYSQEELKTRKRGRPAKKSIESEQAEDLPEQVAEEEHGKKEIEQSNQGRLVMHLLKLEHIVIMMKQRGTRTPHYLRICRSNSCIKTAYKNMLKGHPYLCQYIKLLMKGIHMHHNLDLLF
- the LOC120108577 gene encoding protein AGENET DOMAIN (AGD)-CONTAINING P1-like isoform X2, yielding MEAGASSSRRQRQRPHGAFKEELSMEAGAGSRLRQRRGPYGAFKEVAEPLFSVGAQVEVSRESKNYGAAWLAATIVSMISKSIFLVDCKTPRAVTDRELSTEIVDAQHIRPPPPLALDDEDFRLHDVVEVLYHGGWSLGVVTQISNGSKYIVKLKHHEEEMEFNCFEMRSCQVWEDGQWISYSSQSMKQYSQEELKTRKRGRPAKKSIESEQAEDLPEQVAEEEHGKKEIEQSNQGRLVMHLLKLEHIVIMMKQRGTRTPHYLRICRSMKKQHPSSESLIAQVIFKFSWLRCGTSQYMVLSLDQVSP